The Dromaius novaehollandiae isolate bDroNov1 chromosome 5, bDroNov1.hap1, whole genome shotgun sequence genome window below encodes:
- the LOC112995820 gene encoding proto-oncogene Mas-like, with amino-acid sequence MSTETTSTFLPNTTNLAHGANYSGTAQKAEPSYAVLKFMESFCLISSACGMVGNGMVLWYLGFRIRRNRFTVYILNLAAADFGYLLCIAIETVQYLMQFNVGVQFGIFLFLDLFMYGTGLYLLTAISIERCLSVLCPIWCRSHRPKHLSGIISGLLWSLSLLLNMLGYISCTVRPSSNCHVLLITIGVLDFLFCTPLMLVFSLTLFLKVKCSSQHLQTGRLFTVIMLTVLFFLIFAVPLSILILFDFWGYKFLYSPEIGFVLSCVNSSLNPVIYFIVGSYRDRRIQLTLRLAFQRAFEDSADDKDERETHETITMSS; translated from the coding sequence ATGAGTACTGAAACTACATCAACCTTCCTTCCAAATACAACCAACCTGGCTCATGGGGCTAATTACAGTGGGACCGCGCAAAAGGCAGAGCCGTCATATGCTGTCCTCAAGTTCATGGAGAGTTTCTGCCTCATCAGCTCTGCCTGTGGGATGGTGGGAAATGGCATGGTCCTGTGGTACCTTGGCTTCCGCATCCGGAGGAACCGCTTCACTGTCTACATCCTGAACCTGGCTGCCGCTGACTTTGGGTACCTGCTCTGCATTGCCATCGAAACAGTTCAGTACCTGATGCAGTTCAACGTTGGGGTGCAGTTTGGGATATTCCTCTTCCTGGATCTTTTCATGTACGGGACTGGCTTGTATCTCCTGACAGCCATCAGCATTGAGAGGTGCCTGTCTGTCCTCTGTCCCATCTGGTGCCGAAGCCATCGCCCAAAGCACTTGTCTGGCATCATCTCTGGCCTGCTCTggagcctctccctgctgctgaaCATGCTGGGGTACATTTCTTGTACTGTTCGTCCCTCTAGCAACTGCCACGTACTCCTCATCACCATTGGAGTCCTGGACTTCCTCTTCTGCACACCTCTCATGCTGGTATTCAGCCTCACCCTCTTCCTCAAAGTCAAGTGCAGCTCCCAGCACCTCCAAACAGGCAGGCTCTTCACCGTGATTATGCTCACCgtcctcttcttcctcatttttgcTGTTCCTCTGAGCATCCTGATCCTCTTTGACTTCTGGGGCTATAAATTTCTCTACTCCCCAGAGATTGGTTTTGTGCTGTCCTGTGTCAATAGCAGCCTCAATCCAGTTATTTACTTCATCGTGGGCAGCTACAGGGATCGCAGGATCCAGCTCACCCTCAGGCTGGCCTTCCAGAGGGCTTTTGAAGATTCAGCAGATGACAAAGATGAACGGGAAACACACGAAACAATAACTATGTCCTCTTAA
- the LOC135328621 gene encoding LOW QUALITY PROTEIN: olfactory receptor-like protein COR9 (The sequence of the model RefSeq protein was modified relative to this genomic sequence to represent the inferred CDS: inserted 1 base in 1 codon; deleted 1 base in 1 codon; substituted 1 base at 1 genomic stop codon) — translation MPERNHYVATEFILSGLTEIQEVKCTFSLVRVFVDFCYSSVISPRLLVNSSAVRRAISISACVAQLFPFHLMAHVKCLLLAVMAYDXHVAVCNPLLYATVMSSKACTQMVSSSYFIGFVHALAQTISTFMPSFCDSSVISHYFGDFPPMIQLSCSDTYSNEMVLHIFGTFHGIFTSLAILTSCIYLISTILRIHSSKGRCEAFSTCASHLRAVLLFYGTTVFMYVRPANSSYSLDXDKWASLFYTVVTLVLNPEEF, via the exons atgcctgagaggaatcactatgtgGCCACTgagtttatcctctctggactaacagaAATCCAAGAGGTGAAG TGTACCTTTTCCTTAGTAAGGGTTTTTGTGGATTTCTGTTACTCCTCAgttatctccccaaggttgctggtgaactcttcagcagtgaggagagccatttcaatcagtgcctgtgtggcacagctattcccTTTTCACCTCATGGCTCATGTTAAGTGTCttctgctggcagtaatggcgtATG TGcatgtggctgtctgtaaccctctactttatgcaactgtcatgtcctcaaaagcctgtACACAGATGGTAAGCagctcctatttcattggctttgtccacgcacttgcacaaactatctccaccttcatgccctctttctgtgactccagtgttatCAGTCATTACTTtggtgactttccccctatgatccagctttcatgctctgacacctatagcaatgAGATGGTACTTCacatttttggtacatttcatggcatcttcacatctctggcaattctaaccTCCTGTATCTACCTCATCTCCACCATcctgaggatccactcctccaagggcagatgcgaagccttctccacctgtgcttcccacctgagagctgtcttgttgttttatgggaccaccgtttttatgtatgttaggccagcCAAt tccagctactcattggactgagataaatgggcctctctgttctatacaGTGGTGACTCTGGTGCTGAATCCTGAGGAGTtctag
- the LOC112995821 gene encoding olfactory receptor 4S2-like, translating to MNMENVSSVKEFILLGLSKNQGVQKICFVVFLFFYMIIVAGNLLIIITVISSQRLNSPMYFFLCYLSIVDICYSSVTAPKMIADFLVEKKTISFVGCIAQLFGVHFFGCTEIFILTVMAYDRYIAICRPLHYTTLMTRRVCGWMVISSWVGGFVHSMVQTLLTIRLPFCGPNKIDHYFCDVHPLLQLSCTDTYVVGIIVVANSGMIALSCFFILVMSYIVILFSLKRRTSEGRHKALSTCGSHITVVILFFGPCTFTYIRPSSNLSEDKRVAVFYTVITPMLNPLIYTLRNEEVKSAMRKLWNRKVRSEKSEV from the coding sequence ATGAACATGGAGAATGTAAGCAGTGTGAAGGAATTCATTCTTCTGGGCCTTTCAAAGAACCAAGGGGTGCAGAAAATATGTTTTGTGGTGTTTTTGTTCTTCTATATGATTATTGTGGCAGGAAATCTGCTCATCATTATCACTGTAATTAGCAGTCAACGTCTAAACTCCCCCATGTATTTCTTCCTCTGCTACCTGTCCATTGTAGATATTTGCTACTCTTCTGTCACAGCTCCCAAGATGATTGCTGACTTCCTTGTTGAAAAGAAAACCATTTCCTTTGTGGGTTGCATAGCACAGCTATTTGGGGTACATTTCTTTGGCTGCACTGAGATCTTCATCCTCACAGTGATGGCCTATGATCGCTACATTGCCATATGCAGACCCCTCCACTACACCACCCTCATGACCAGGCGTGTGTGTGGCTGGATGGTGATCAGTTCATGGGTGGGGGGCTTTGTGCACTCCATGGTGCAGACCCTCCTAACCATTAGGCTCCCTTTTTGTGGCCCCAACAAAATTGACCACTACTTCTGTGATGTCCACCCCCTACTACAATTGTCTTGTACCGACACCTATGTTGTGGGCATCATTGTCGTTGCCAATAGTGGAATGATTGCTTTGAGCTGTTTCTTCATCCTGGTCATGTCCTACATTGTCATCTTGTTTTCCTTGAAAAGGCGAACGTCCGAAGGGcggcacaaagccctctccaccTGTGGGTCCCACATTACTGTGGTGATTCTCTTCTTTGGGCCATGCACATTCACCTACATACGTCCATCCAGCAATCTTTCAGAGGACAAGAGGGTAGCTGTGTTTTACACTGTTATCACGCCCATGCTGAACCCACTCATCTATACTCTGAGAAATGAGGAGGTGAAAAGTGCCATGAGAAAACTATGGAATAGAAAAGTCAGGAGTGAAAAGAGTGAGGTGTAG